The window GACAATAGCGAGGAAGCATTACCACCAATTCAAATTGATCGTAGCCGTTATGAAACCTTACTCACTGAAGCGGATTTAAATCGTTGGATGGAAAAACTCAAGCAAGCCAAACTTTTTGCCCTAGATACAGAAACCGATAATTTAGATTATATGGCTGCCAACTTAGTGGGGATTTCCTTTGCGTTAGAAAACGGTGAAGCAGCTTACTTACCGCTGCAATTAGATTATTTAGGTGCACCAAAAACCCTTGAAAAAACAACCGCACTTTCGCTGTTAAAACCGGTTTTAGAAAATCCAGCCATTCAAAAAGTCGGGCAAAACTTCAAGTACGATCTCACTATTTTCGCCCGTAATGGCATTGATGTGCAAGGTGTGGCTTTCGATACCATGCTCGAATCCTATGTGCTCAATAGCACTGGTCGTCATAATATGGATGATCTAGCGAAACGTTATTTAGGGCATCAAACCATTAGTTTTGAAGAAATTGCAGGCAAAGGTAAAAATCAGCTGACCTTTAACCAAATTCCATTAGAACAAGCCGCCGAGTACGCTGCGGAAGATGCTGATGTAACAATGAAACTGCAACAAGTGCTATGGGAAAAACTCTCTAAAGAACCCACTCTTGAAAAACTCTTTAAAGAAATGGAATTGCCATTGTTAGGCGTACTTTCCCGTATGGAACGTCGCGGTGTCTTAATTGATAGCGATGCGCTATTCCTGCAATCTAACGCAATCGCTAACCGTTTAAGTGAATTAGAAGAACAAGCCTATGTCTTGGCGGGTCAGCCATTTAATTTAGCTTCCACCAAACAATTGCAAGAAATTTTGTTTGATAAATTAGGTTTACCAGTCATTCAAAAAACACCAAAAGGTGCGCCATCCACCAACGAGGAAGTGTTGGAGGAACTCGCATTTAGTCATGAATTACCGAAAGTGTTAGTAGAACATCGTGGGCTAAGCAAACTAAAATCCACCTACACTGACAAATTGCCACAAATGGTGAATCCGCAAACGGGTCGAGTGCATACTTCCTACCATCAAGCGGTGACAGCCACAGGTCGTCTTTCATCAAGCGATCCAAATCTGCAAAACATTCCGATTCGTAATGAAGAAGGTCGCCGTATTCGTCAAGCTTTTATCGCCCGCGAAGGATTTACTGTTGTTGCGGCCGACTATTCACAAATCGAACTACGCATTATGGCGCACCTATCTCAGGATCAGGGCTTAATTAACGCCTTTACCCAAGGCAAAGATATTCACCGATCTACTGCGGCAGAAATCTTTGGTGTCGCACTAGATGAAGTGACGTCCGAACAACGCCGCAATGCCAAGGCGATTAACTTCGGTTTAATTTACGGTATGTCAGCCTTTGGCTTATCGCGCCAACTCGGTATTGGCCGTGCGGATGCCCAGAGCTATATGGATTTGTATTTCAAACGCTATCCAGGCGTACAAACTTTTATGCATGATATTCGTGAAAAAGCTAAAGCCCAAGGCTATGTGGAAACCCTATTCGGCCGTCGTTTATATCTGCCGGATATTAACTCCTCTAATGGTATGCGCCGTAAAGCTGCCGAACGTGTCGCAATCAATGCACCGATGCAAGGCACCGCCGCAGACATTATCAAACGTGCCATGATTCAATTGGATCAAACACTACAAAACGATCCCGATATTGCGATGATTATGCAGGTACATGATGAATTGGTGTTTGAAGTGCGGTCAGAAAAAGTTGCGTTTTATAGCGAGCTCATCAAAACACAAATGGAAAGTGCAGCCGATTTAGTCGTGCCACTGATTGTAGAAGTGGGTCAAGGTACGAACTGGGATGAGGCTCACTAACAAATTTAGTCATGAATAAAGTTATTAGAAGTCACCTCTTTACGGCTGAACGCGCTTGGGGCTCCCTTGATATTACCAATATTAATGGCATTTCCGTTCGTCTTCACTGGACAGACAAACCTTACAAATGGCATATCAATGACGGTGAAGAGGTCTTTGCGGTCATGGATGGGACGGTGGAAATGCACTACAAAGAAGAGGGTCAAGAGAAAGCCGTATTGCTCCATACGGGTGATATTTTTTATGCGGGTATCGGTACCGAACATGTTGCTCATCCACAAGGTGAAGCGCGCATATTAGTCATAGAGAAAGAAGACAGCATTTAGCAGATAAAAAAGAATTTTATGAATCAAGAAAGACTCAACGAAATCGAAAAACCATTACTTCACCTTGTGGAACGCGATGTGGTTCCGGCACTTGGCTGTACTGAACCTATCTCTTTGGCGCTTGCAGCAGCAACAGCGGCTAAATATTTAGGCAAAACACCGGAGCGTATTGAAGCTAAGGTGTCACCAAACTTAATGAAAAATGGATTAGGCGTTGCGGTACCTGGAACCGGCATGGTGGGCTTGCCTATTGCCGCGGCGATTGGTGCTTTAGGCGGAGATCCTGAGGGTGAGTTGGAAGTGTTAAAACACATCACACCAGAACAAGTATCCCAAGCCAAGGCGATGCTTGATAACAAGCTCGTCAATGTCGATATTCATCAAACCGAGCATATTTTATATTCTGAAGCTGTGTTGTTTTCAGATAATGACCGAGTGAAAGTAGCCATTCAAGATCAACACACCAACATCATTTTGATTGAAAAAAATGGCGAGGTCATTTTTGAGAAAGAACAGGATGAATGTGCGGATTGCGACCCTTATGATATTTTCAAGCAGGTGAGCGCACGTGAAATCTTTGGATTTTCTTGTGAAGTTGAGCTCAATAAAATCCACTTTATCGGACAGGCTGCCGCCCTTAACCGAGCGCTGTCTAACGAAGGATTACGCGAAAATTACGGTTTACACATTGGCAGAACGTTACGCAAACAAGTTGGTAGTGGCTTAATGTCAGACGATTTACTCAGCAAAATTATGATCGAAACCACTGCAGCCTCCGATGCGCGTATGGGCGGGGCTACATTGCCAGCAATGAGTAATTCAGGTTCAGGTAACCAAGGTATTGCCGCGACTATGCCCGTGGTTGTGGTCGCCGATTATTTAAACGTGAGTGAAGAAAAACGCCTCCGTGCCCTCTTCTTATCACACTTAATGGCCATTTATATCCACAGTAAATTACCCAAACTGTCTGCCCTTTGCGCAGTAACAACCGCATCAATGGGAAGCTGTGCGGGTATTGCCTATTTACTTACGGGGAAATTTGAAACCGTGAGCATGGGGATTTGCAGTATGATCGGCGATATCAGTGGCATTATCTGTGATGGTGCATCTAATAGCTGTGCAATGAAAGTTTCCACTAGCGTGGCTTCTGGCTATAAATCAGTTCTCATGGCAATGGATGAAACCCATGTTACGGGTAATGAAGGTATCGTTGAACACGATCTCGATCGCACTATCGACAATCTATGCTCAATTGCCTCTAAGAGTATGCATCATATCGATCGCCAAGTAATTGAAATTATGGTGAGTAAACCCTGTCCTTAATGTCGTGATCACTTACGATAAAGTGCGGTCAGAAAAACACACAAATTTCTGACCGCACTTTTTTTATATCAAAAAAACATATTTTCTAGCCAAAAGTTATTGGCGTCACCTTCTTATTTTTTTAGAAAATACCGACCTACTTAGTTTTAAAAGAGAAGGAATATTTATGCTTTTAACCGGATTACTTTGCGGAATTTTACTCGGATTTGTGATGCAGCGAGGGCGCTTTTGTATTACTGGCGCATTTCGCGATATGTATGTCACCAAAAATAACAAAATGTTTGTAGCCCTTCTATTGGCGATTACCGTGCAATCCATCGGTTTCTTTCTCTTAAAAGAAATCGGTGTTTTAAATGTTGATCCGGCTGAAAACTTTGCCTTTTTAGCGGTGATTATCGGTGCCTTTGTGTTTGGCATCGGTATTATTCTTGCTGGAGGTTGTGCGACAGGTACGTGGTACCGTGCTGCGGAAGGCTTAGTCGGCAGCTGGGTTGCGTTATTCACTTATATGTTGTTAAGTGCCATCATGCGTACTGGCCCATTAGGCGAATTCAATAAAACTTTACGCAGTATCAATATTGAACAACGCAACATTTACGATACATTCGGTATCTCACCTTGGTGGTTAGTCGCATTATTAACTTTAGTGACGGCTTTCTATGTGTACAAACACCTCAGCAAACCAAGCGTAAAAGTCGCAGCATTAAAACCAAAGAAAACGGGGCTTGCTCATTTATTATTTGAAAAACGCTGGCACCCATTTTTCTCTGCTGTGTTAATCGGATTAATCGCGCTTGCGGCTTGGCCACTCAGTGTCGCTACAGGTCGTGAGTTTGGACTTGGGATCACTGGTCCCTCAGCCAATATCATGCAATTCCTCGTTACTGGCGACGGTAAATTTATTAACTGGGGCGTATTCTTAGTCTTAGGGATTTTTATTGGATCATTCATCGGTGCGAAAGCGAGCAATGAATTCCGTGTCCGTGTACCGGATGCCACTACGATTCTACGCAGCGGACTCGGCGGTATTCTCATGGGCATCGGTGCAACCCTTGCGGGTGGCTGCTCTATCGGTAATGGCTTAGTCGAAACCGCCTTTTTCTCTTGGCAAGGTTGGGTATCATTGCCATTGATGATTTTCGGCACCTGGGTGGCCGCCTACTTCACCATTATCCGTCCACAACGTTTAAAATTAGCAAAAGCATCATAAGGAGTTTATATGATCGTTAAATTACCAACACTCGGCCTTGTTTGCCCCTTTCCTCTCGTTGAAGCCAAGGAAGCTATGGCTAAGTTAAATAAAGGCGATGGCCTAGAAATTGAATTCGACTGCACACAAGCCACTGAAGCCATTCCCGCTTGGGCGGCTGAAGAAGGTTATGAAGTGACAAACTTCGAACAAATTGATGATGCGAAATGGTCAATTACGGTGATTAAATAATAAAAAAGTGCGGTCAGAAAAATATATAAATTTCTGACCGCACTTTTGCTTTAATGAATCGAAATAATTAAATCAATTCTACTGGTACTTTCACTACCAGTTTTTTCACAAAACTTGATTTACCGTTTACAGTGCAACCCGGCTTATGGGGCTCATAAGGGAAAAAGACAGCGAACATTTTTGGTAAAAGTGTCACCGTGCTTTTATTTTCAATTTGTGGGGTAAGTTGGTAGTCATCAGCGTCACGATATTCATCGTATAAGCTGAGATTTGGATAAGTCGCGCTTACTTCAACATTTTCTTCCCCACGAATAAGTAATTGAATATCTAGATATTTGTGGTGAAGTTCAGCTTGTTTGCTATCCGCTTCAACCGTATCAAATTCCATGACATTCATATAGACTTGCTCATTTAAATCATGACGACCATTTTCTAATGCTTCAAGATCTAAAGTATTGAGATGATCGCAAATGTCCGCGATAACTTTTGGTAAACCCACTTTGAAATTTGGGTTATTTAATGCACTGATAATCATAGTGTCTCCTTACGTATGTATTTGTATGAGAATATGATAACAAGTTGCTTATATTAAATAAAGTTACCAATAAATTTAAAACTCTGTATAATAAGCGAGCTTTATTTTCTGCATTAGCGTGCGGCTATCAAAAGAGATTTTTAAACGCCCAAAGTGCGGTCATTTTTTCGAAAGATTTCTTTTGCTAGTCGCAATCTGGAAAATAAAGCTTTGTTTTAAATATTATTTTGAAGGAAAACATTGTGAATCCAATTGTTAAACAATTTAAATACGGTCAACATACCGTTACTCTAGAAACCGGCGCAATTGCACGTCAAGCAACTGCTGCGGTTATGGCAAGCATGGACGATACCACGGTATTCGTGACTGTTGTTGCTAAAAAAGATGTGAAAGAAGGTCAAGACTTCTTCCCATTAACCGTAAACTACCAAGAGCGTACTTATGCGGCAGGTAAAATCCCGGGTGGTTTCTTTAAACGTGAAGGTCGTCCATCTGAAGGTGAAACATTAATTGCACGTTTAATCGACCGTCCAATTCGTCCATTGTTCCCAGAAGGTTTCTTCAACGAAATCCAAGTTGTGGCAACTGTGGTTTCTGTCAACCCACAAATCAGCCCAGACTTAGTGGCAATGATCGGTGCTTCTGCAGCATTAACCTTATCTGGTGTACCTTTCAATGGTCCTATCGGTGCAGCGCGCGTTGGTTTTATCGACAACCAATTCGTATTAAACCCAACTATGGCCGAACAAAAACAAAGCCGTTTGGACTTAGTGGTTGCGGGTACTGACAAAGCCGTATTAATGGTTGAATCTGAAGCTGACATTTTAACTGAAGAACAAATGTTAGCGGCGGTAGTATTCGGTCATCAACAACAACAAGTTGTGATTGAAGCAATCAAAGAATTTGCAAAAGAAGCGGGCAAACCACGTTGGGATTGGGTTGCGCCACAACCAAACACAGATTTAATCAACAAAGTAAAAGCGATTGCTGAAGCACGTTTAGGCGATGCATACCGCATTACTGAAAAACAAGCACGTTACGAACAGATCGATGCGATTAAAGCGGATGTGATTGCACAAATCACAGCTGAAGATGAAGAAATCAGCGAAGGTAAAATCGTGGATATTTTCACCGCACTTGAAAGCCAAATCGTTCGTGGCCGTATCATTGCAGGTGAACCACGTATTGATGGTCGTACCGTTGATACCGTTCGTGCATTAGATATTTGTACTGGTGTATTACCACGTACTCACGGTTCTGCAATTTTCACCCGTGGTGAAACGCAAGCATTAGCCGTAGCGACTTTAGGTACTGAACGTGATGCACAAATCATTGATGAATTAACAGGTGAACGTCAAGATCACTTCTTATTCCACTACAACTTCCCTCCATACTCTGTAGGTGAAACCGGTATGATCGGCTCACCAAAACGTCGTGAAATCGGTCACGGTCGTTTAGCAAAACGCGGTGTCGCTGCGGTTATGCCAAGCCTTGCAGAATTCCCGTATGTCGTGCGTGTTGTATCTGAAATCACTGAATCTAACGGTTCTTCTTCTATGGCATCTGTATGTGGTGCGTCTTTAGCATTAATGGATGCGGGTGTACCAATCAAAGCAGCTGTTGCAGGTATCGCAATGGGCTTAGTGAAAGAAGAAGAAAAATTTGTGGTTCTTTCAGATATCTTAGGTGATGAAGACCACTTAGGTGATATGGACTTTAAAGTAGCAGGTACACGTGAAGGTGTCACTGCACTTCAAATGGACATCAAAATTGAGGGTATCACCCCTGAAATTATGCAAATTGCATTAAACCAAGCGAAAGGTGCACGTATGCACATTCTTGGCGTAATGGAACAAGCAATCCCTGCACCACGTGCAGATATTTCTGACTACGCGCCGCGTATTCACACCATGAAAATTGATCCGAAGAAAATCAAAGATGTTATCGGTAAAGGTGGTGCAACTATCCGTGCATTAACTGAAGAAACGGGTACTTCTATCGATATCGATGATGATGGCACAGTGAAAATCGCCGCAGTAGATAGCAGTGCAGCGAAAAATGTGATGGCACGTATTGAAGAAATTGTTGCTGAAGTTGAAGCGGGCGCAATTTACAAAGGTAAAGTGACTCGTCTTGCTGACTTCGGTGCATTCGTGGCTATCGTAGGAAATAAAGAAGGTTTAGTTCATATTTCTCAAATCGCTGAAGAGCGTGTAGAAAAAGTGAGTGATTATCTTCAAGTGGGTCAAGAAGTGACTGTTAAAGTGGTTGAAATCGATCGCCAAGGTCGTATCCGCTTAACCATGAAAGATCTTGCACCAAAACAAGAAACTGAAGCAGAATCTGCACCAGCAGAAGACATTTCAGAAGAACAAGAATAATCTCACAGGGTGTGTGAATTTAGTTTACACACCCGTTTTGATTATCAAACTAACTTATAAAACAATGCAGTATTTTCGGTTATTCCGTTTTCTAGTTTCGTTGTCTAGCCTAAGTGTGATTTTATTTATTTCCGGTTGTGTACAATCGGGAAACGTGTTTGTCGCACCAAATAAAGTCGTGCTAGCGGATCAAACGCCGAATACGCACTTCGAACAAGAAGTGATGATTACCCGAATCGGGCAAGTTTTATTAGTTGGAAAAATGAGTAATGAAGAACGGGCGACACTTCACTTTGAACGTGGCGTATTATACGATTCCCTCGGTTTATGGGGCCTCGCACGTTATGACTTTACACAAGCCCTTGCATTACAGCCAAAGATGGCTTCTGTTTACAATTATTTAGGGCTTTACTTACTGCTTGAAGAAGATTACGACAGTGCATTAGAAACCTTTAATGCGGTGTTTGAGTTGGATCCAAGTTATGACTATACCCACCTTAATCGTGGTTTAAATTTTTATTACGTCGAACGCTATAATCTTGCTGAAGACGATTTGATGAAGTTTTACGAAGCCGATACCAAAGATCCCTATCGCGTACTCTGGCTCTATTTGAACGAACAAAAATTAAAACCACAAGAAGCCCATGCCAACCTTGTTGAACGAGCTAAAGGGCTATCTAAGGACTTCTGGGGAACCAATATCGTTCAATACTATTTAGGTAATATTTCTGTGAGTGACTTGCAAGAACGGGCAACTAAATTTGCAGAAAATTCACAACAATATGCAGAAATATTAACCGAAACCTACTTTTATCTAGCAAAACAAAAACTCAATTTGGGGCAAATTGATGAAGCTGCGGCTTTATTCAAACTTGCTATTGCGAATCAGGTGTATAACTTTGTTGAGTATCGTTTTGCCGTGTTAGAGCTGATGAAATTGAAGCCAGCTCAAACTGACGACGAAAAAGAAGAAAAAAGTGCGGTCACAAAAACTGCTGTTTTTTAGACTTCCCTCTTTCTTTTGTAACAAATAAACCTGAAAGCGAAATTGAGCTTTCCTTACTTATATTCGAGCATTTTAATGACAGACAAAATCACTTTTAATGATTTAGGCTTGCCAGAATTCATTCTAAAAGCCGTTTCTGACCTTGGTTTTGAAACACCTTCGCCAATCCAACAAGCTTGTATTCCTGCTCTTCTAGAAGGCAGAGATGTACTTGGTATGGCACAAACCGGTAGTGGTAAAACTGCCGCATTCTCTTTACCTATTTTGGCAAAAATTGATCCTGCCGCAAAACATCCACAATTATTGGTGATGGCACCAACGCGTGAACTTGCCATTCAAGTTGCGGATGCTTGTGAACATTTCATGAAATATGCAAAAGGCGTCAACATCGTGACCCTTTATGGTGGCCAACGCTATGACATTCAATTACGTGCATTAAAACAAGGTGCACAAGTTGTTGTAGGTACACCAGGTCGTATTTTGGATCACATCCGTCGTAACACATTAAATCTTTCTGAATTAAAAGCGATCGTACTTGATGAAGCCGATGAGATGCTTCG is drawn from Haemophilus parainfluenzae and contains these coding sequences:
- the polA gene encoding DNA polymerase I; protein product: MPTIAPNPLVLVDGSSYLYRAFHAFPPLTNSAGEPTGAMYGVLNMLKSLISQVQPSHIAVVFDAKGKTFRDEMFEQYKSHRPPMPDDLRKQIQPLHDIIRALGIPLLVIEGVEADDVIGTLAVAASKANQKVLISTGDKDMAQLVDDNIMLINTMNNTLLDREAVIEKYGIPPELIIDYLALMGDSADNIPGVSGVGEKTALGLLQGIGSMAEIYANLDKVAELPIRGAKKLGDKLLSEKEMADLSYRLATIKTDVALDITPEQLTLGASNNDQLTEYFGRYEFKRWLNEVMNGTDSITNNNEQPTKINHYQATPALAQDNSEEALPPIQIDRSRYETLLTEADLNRWMEKLKQAKLFALDTETDNLDYMAANLVGISFALENGEAAYLPLQLDYLGAPKTLEKTTALSLLKPVLENPAIQKVGQNFKYDLTIFARNGIDVQGVAFDTMLESYVLNSTGRHNMDDLAKRYLGHQTISFEEIAGKGKNQLTFNQIPLEQAAEYAAEDADVTMKLQQVLWEKLSKEPTLEKLFKEMELPLLGVLSRMERRGVLIDSDALFLQSNAIANRLSELEEQAYVLAGQPFNLASTKQLQEILFDKLGLPVIQKTPKGAPSTNEEVLEELAFSHELPKVLVEHRGLSKLKSTYTDKLPQMVNPQTGRVHTSYHQAVTATGRLSSSDPNLQNIPIRNEEGRRIRQAFIAREGFTVVAADYSQIELRIMAHLSQDQGLINAFTQGKDIHRSTAAEIFGVALDEVTSEQRRNAKAINFGLIYGMSAFGLSRQLGIGRADAQSYMDLYFKRYPGVQTFMHDIREKAKAQGYVETLFGRRLYLPDINSSNGMRRKAAERVAINAPMQGTAADIIKRAMIQLDQTLQNDPDIAMIMQVHDELVFEVRSEKVAFYSELIKTQMESAADLVVPLIVEVGQGTNWDEAH
- a CDS encoding cupin, which gives rise to MNKVIRSHLFTAERAWGSLDITNINGISVRLHWTDKPYKWHINDGEEVFAVMDGTVEMHYKEEGQEKAVLLHTGDIFYAGIGTEHVAHPQGEARILVIEKEDSI
- a CDS encoding serine dehydratase subunit alpha family protein, with protein sequence MNQERLNEIEKPLLHLVERDVVPALGCTEPISLALAAATAAKYLGKTPERIEAKVSPNLMKNGLGVAVPGTGMVGLPIAAAIGALGGDPEGELEVLKHITPEQVSQAKAMLDNKLVNVDIHQTEHILYSEAVLFSDNDRVKVAIQDQHTNIILIEKNGEVIFEKEQDECADCDPYDIFKQVSAREIFGFSCEVELNKIHFIGQAAALNRALSNEGLRENYGLHIGRTLRKQVGSGLMSDDLLSKIMIETTAASDARMGGATLPAMSNSGSGNQGIAATMPVVVVADYLNVSEEKRLRALFLSHLMAIYIHSKLPKLSALCAVTTASMGSCAGIAYLLTGKFETVSMGICSMIGDISGIICDGASNSCAMKVSTSVASGYKSVLMAMDETHVTGNEGIVEHDLDRTIDNLCSIASKSMHHIDRQVIEIMVSKPCP
- a CDS encoding YeeE/YedE family protein, which gives rise to MLLTGLLCGILLGFVMQRGRFCITGAFRDMYVTKNNKMFVALLLAITVQSIGFFLLKEIGVLNVDPAENFAFLAVIIGAFVFGIGIILAGGCATGTWYRAAEGLVGSWVALFTYMLLSAIMRTGPLGEFNKTLRSINIEQRNIYDTFGISPWWLVALLTLVTAFYVYKHLSKPSVKVAALKPKKTGLAHLLFEKRWHPFFSAVLIGLIALAAWPLSVATGREFGLGITGPSANIMQFLVTGDGKFINWGVFLVLGIFIGSFIGAKASNEFRVRVPDATTILRSGLGGILMGIGATLAGGCSIGNGLVETAFFSWQGWVSLPLMIFGTWVAAYFTIIRPQRLKLAKAS
- a CDS encoding sulfurtransferase TusA family protein; its protein translation is MIVKLPTLGLVCPFPLVEAKEAMAKLNKGDGLEIEFDCTQATEAIPAWAAEEGYEVTNFEQIDDAKWSITVIK
- the nanQ gene encoding N-acetylneuraminate anomerase gives rise to the protein MIISALNNPNFKVGLPKVIADICDHLNTLDLEALENGRHDLNEQVYMNVMEFDTVEADSKQAELHHKYLDIQLLIRGEENVEVSATYPNLSLYDEYRDADDYQLTPQIENKSTVTLLPKMFAVFFPYEPHKPGCTVNGKSSFVKKLVVKVPVELI
- the pnp gene encoding polyribonucleotide nucleotidyltransferase, producing the protein MNPIVKQFKYGQHTVTLETGAIARQATAAVMASMDDTTVFVTVVAKKDVKEGQDFFPLTVNYQERTYAAGKIPGGFFKREGRPSEGETLIARLIDRPIRPLFPEGFFNEIQVVATVVSVNPQISPDLVAMIGASAALTLSGVPFNGPIGAARVGFIDNQFVLNPTMAEQKQSRLDLVVAGTDKAVLMVESEADILTEEQMLAAVVFGHQQQQVVIEAIKEFAKEAGKPRWDWVAPQPNTDLINKVKAIAEARLGDAYRITEKQARYEQIDAIKADVIAQITAEDEEISEGKIVDIFTALESQIVRGRIIAGEPRIDGRTVDTVRALDICTGVLPRTHGSAIFTRGETQALAVATLGTERDAQIIDELTGERQDHFLFHYNFPPYSVGETGMIGSPKRREIGHGRLAKRGVAAVMPSLAEFPYVVRVVSEITESNGSSSMASVCGASLALMDAGVPIKAAVAGIAMGLVKEEEKFVVLSDILGDEDHLGDMDFKVAGTREGVTALQMDIKIEGITPEIMQIALNQAKGARMHILGVMEQAIPAPRADISDYAPRIHTMKIDPKKIKDVIGKGGATIRALTEETGTSIDIDDDGTVKIAAVDSSAAKNVMARIEEIVAEVEAGAIYKGKVTRLADFGAFVAIVGNKEGLVHISQIAEERVEKVSDYLQVGQEVTVKVVEIDRQGRIRLTMKDLAPKQETEAESAPAEDISEEQE
- the nlpI gene encoding lipoprotein NlpI, translating into MQYFRLFRFLVSLSSLSVILFISGCVQSGNVFVAPNKVVLADQTPNTHFEQEVMITRIGQVLLVGKMSNEERATLHFERGVLYDSLGLWGLARYDFTQALALQPKMASVYNYLGLYLLLEEDYDSALETFNAVFELDPSYDYTHLNRGLNFYYVERYNLAEDDLMKFYEADTKDPYRVLWLYLNEQKLKPQEAHANLVERAKGLSKDFWGTNIVQYYLGNISVSDLQERATKFAENSQQYAEILTETYFYLAKQKLNLGQIDEAAALFKLAIANQVYNFVEYRFAVLELMKLKPAQTDDEKEEKSAVTKTAVF